The Silene latifolia isolate original U9 population chromosome X, ASM4854445v1, whole genome shotgun sequence genome contains the following window.
AGCTGTGGGGCCCATTCTCGGACTACCATTCCCCTGTCCTTGACCCTTTCCTCATACCCTTCCGGAAGCACAGGATTTTTGTCTTTTCCGCTACTGAAACCATCAGCTTTATCGGCATTTCTGAGCACCCATATAAACTTCTGCCCACTTCTTTCTAACCCAGTTGCCAACTCTTCTATCTGCTCTTCTGTTAGTGATGTCGATGATCCGAAAGAGATGAATATCACAGACCCTTTGTTTTGTTCATCCAGCCATTTTAGACATCTATGTCTTTTCTGATTTCCGGACATTTCTACCGGATTAAAAGGTCCGAGGACAAAGTGTTTGGTTTCAGCATTATTTCCTGATAGTTTTTCCGACAGCTCAACATATGCACCTTCTATCACCCTTGACGTATTGTAAATTCGTCCTGACTCGGTCCCCCAGAATTTACTCTGATTAATAACGAACCTTAAGATTTCAGGTGTAACGGTCCCTTCTGTAGAGGGAATACATCTCGGGATAGTAATGCTCTGATCTATTTGAAAAGGTTTATCAGATTCTGGTATGTTTTCCCAGAAATCTATGAATCGGTTGAAGCCAGATAGCGGATAAAATTGAAAGGACTCCGTCTTTGGAATGAGCTTGACATCTTGGACCACAGAAGCCATTAGGCAATCATGAACAACAATGACTCTGCGATACTTTGCCGAGAGTTGCTCCAAGAGTTCAGACACGGGTTTTCTTAGATGTGTTGGAATATGGAAAAGTGGTTCAAGTGGAAGTTGATCGGGGTTTGGAGGAGGCGAAATGTAGGGGGGGATTTGGAAGTCATGGAAGTTGATCTTGGTTAGTCTATCTGAGTCCAAACCTTGGACCCGGACCTTGACTTGGTTATTGTGCACGGCGGACCCTGCATAGTGAACTGGAATGCCATAGGAGACTATGAGATGGGAGAGATGGAGGAGTTGGTTTAGGTGGCTTTGAGCCGGATAAGGGACCATAACAACCGCGACTTGAGAGTTGTTCTGGTCCTCCATTTTTCGAGATGGGAGAGATGGACGAGTTGGTCTTTGGAGAGATCCGTTAAATATTAAATACCAGAGTCAGAGTGCAATAAAAGCACATAATAATGTACAGTATAATAATGCAAAAATTATTACTTCGTATTATTAAATTGTATATGTAATAACGTCATTAGCTGTGCCATTTGCTTCTTTTGAGCTAAGATCCACAAAGTCCGCTTACTTGCTTTGACAAAAATTTACTTCATGTTAGTCTTCTATAGTACTGTGTGATTATGAGAATTTGATTTGgattttggttcttattttaaaTAGCGAGGGACGATCTCCTATTAAATTATTAAAAGATTactcttttttatttattttttctggGTTATTGTTAAATTAATGAACTTTTTGAATTAATGAACTTTTTGAGTTTGGACTTTCGATCCGTTCTACACTATGTTGTTagtcttgtgtgagacggttttacacaaACATAGTGTAAAACGGATCGAAAGTCGAAACATAACCATATTTGTGTTAACCATGAAAGtcttgatctttttttttttgttccttTGAATCTGTGATTGTTTGTGTAATTGAGGaagaccctgttcttttggacttctaTTTGCTGAACTGAACATATAAGCAGGGCCGGCCCAGGGCACGTGCAAGCGGTGCGGCCGCGCCCAATCTCGCGAAACATCCTTTAGTATGTTAATATGACTAAAGCGCCATATATTAGCAGGATGCTTAGCATGGTTCAGTGGTAAGAAGCATGCTAATCGGTTTTGATAGTCCCGGGTTCGATTCTTGCCGTCTGTTTTATTTTGATAAATTAAAATGCTAGTAGCGGGAATCGAACCTGCGCATTACTGCTAGTAGATTGAATAACAACCCACTATGCTACTTATTTTATGATGtaaacattaaaataaatttgTAATTGTATTTTGATTTCTTCGAGGAATGCCTTTCATATAAAAATTCTCCATAATTgcaccaacaaaataaaaattcTCCACAAAAGTTAAGATACATTTTACTCatttttcttttaataataaGGTAAGGGGGCCTCTCTTAAAATTTTCGCAGAGGGCCCCCAAAACTTCAGGGACGGCCCTGCAtataagagctgaactgaacttatagaagctgaactgaactgaacttataagagttGAACTAAACTTATATGAGCTGAACTTATTGAAGTCTAACTGAACTTATAAaaatttacactttctatatattAATATTTTTTACAACTAATACAATAcattacaataaaaaataaattatatattacgtttttttttctaaccatttatttccatattatcatcatactcgtcactttcatcttcatcttcattttcacTCACATCATCGAATCCATCTATTTTTTTTCTAACCATCTATTTTTTTTAAGAATAATGTATATAGGataattttaatattggatttttttttgcattgatttTAATGAAAAAGGTACTATTTTTTTTCAATTCGTCAATATTAAAAAACGGGTatgaatttataattaatataagtTGTATGAACTtgtctaaactgaacttataggagctgaactgaacttataggagccgaactgaacttataagagccgaactgaactgaacttataagatctgaactgaactgaactgaactgaacaaatgagtaggacggagggagtaacagCTTGAAAGGAATTAGAGAAAATTAACCGAACCAAGCCCTATTGGCTACACACACAAACTAGGTATGAGCCCAAATAACCCAACCTGAAATGACAGGAACTAGGAGTTGCATAGTTTACCCAAACTATCTTAAACAGGTTGTCCCGTTTAGCAGGTCTACTTGAGGGAGAAACCCGAAGAGTATATGCATCATCTTGTGATATGAGCAATGAAAGCATCCATTTCTAAGGATGAAGCTCCACCTTTTGAAACCGACTTTCGGACACTGTCACCTAGTTCCGAAGCTCTTTTCCTGATCTCCGCTCCTTCTTTTGTTGCCATTAACCTTTTGACTGTACTCTCAATAGTAACGGAACTAACTAGCTTCCCACGATCTTCCCACTCCCTCACCATAACACCAATCCCTAACACTTCTGTTATCAAAACAGCGTTCCTCGGCTGTTCAGAGTGCATAGGCCACGCTGCAATAGCCACCCCCATGCTAATACTCTCAATGGACGAGTTCCACCCACAATGACTCATGAACCCGCCTATTGACTGGTGAGCTAGTATGTCTAGCTGTGGGGCCCATTCTCGGACTACCATTCCCCTATCCTTGACCCTTTCCTCATACCCTTCCGGAAGCACAGGATTTTTGTCTTTTCCCCTACTGAAACCATCAGCTTTATCGGCATTTCTGAGCACCCATATAAACTTCTGCCCACTTCTTTCTAACCCAGTCGCCAACTCTCCGATCTGCTCTTCTGTTAGTGATGTCGATGATCCGAAAGAGATGAATATCACAGACCCTTTGTTTTGTTCATCGAGCCATTTTAGACATCTATGTCTATTCTGATTTCCGGTCATTTCTACCGGATTAAAAGGTCCGAGGACAAAGTGTTTTGTTTCAGCATTATTTCCTGATAGTTTTTCCGACAGCTCAACATATGCACCTTCTATCACCCTTGACGTATTGTAAATACGTCCTGACTCGGTTCCCCAGAATTTCTTCTGATTAACGATGAACCTTGAGATCTCAGGTGTAACGGTCCCCTCTTTGGAGGGAATACATCTCGGGATACTAATACTCTGATCTATTTGAAAAGGTTTATCAGATTCTGGTATGTTTTCCCAGGAACCTATGAATCGGTTGAAGGCAGATAGCGGATAAAATTGAAAGGACTCAGTGTTTGGAATGAGCTTAACATCTTGGACCACAGAAGCCATTAGGCCATCATGAATAACAATGACTCTGCGATACTTTGCCGAGAGTTGTTCCAAGAGTTCAAACACGGGTTTTCTTAGATGTGTTGGAATAGCGAAAAGTGGTTCAAGGTGAACCGGGAAGTGGAAAGAAAGATCGGGGTTTGGAGGAGGCGAAATGTAGGGAGGGATTTGGAAATCATGGAATTTGATATTGTTAAGACTTTCGGAGTCCCAACCTTGGACCCGAACCTTGGCTTGGTGGTTGTGCATGGCAGACCCTGCAAAGTGAACCGGAATGCCATACGAGATTACGAGATGCGAGAGATGGAGGAGTTGGTTTTGGTGGCCTTGACCCGGAAAAGGAACCATAACAACCGCGACTTGAGAGTTGTTCTGGTCCTCCATTTTTCGAGATTCAGAGATGGAGGAGTTGGTCTTTGGAAAGATCCGTTAAATATTAAATACCAGAGTCAGAGTGCAAAAAATGCACATAATAATGTACAGTATAATAATgcaaaaattattattattagctaaGCCATTTGCTTCTTTTTGAGCCAAGATCCAAAAAGTCAGCTTACTTGCTTTGACAAAAATTTACTTCATGTTAGTCTTCTATAGTTCTGTGTAATTATGAGAATTTGATTTGGATTTTGGCTCTTATTTTACATAAATTGTGAGAAACGATCTCATTACTCTTTTTGATTTATTTTTTCCGAGTTATTGTTAAATTAATGAACTTTTTGAGTTATTGCTGCTATTAACTACATAAATTGCGGGAGTATGTATTAACCAACGTATTCCTCATGCAATTCTCAATTATCAAACCGATTCTCGCTAAAGGACCTTGGTCCCTTATCGTATTTCTTGGGCATCGAAGTCACACCCAATAACCTTGGTTTACACCTAAATCAATCCAAATACATTTATGACTTATTAACCAAATACAAAATGATTGAAGCCAAACCTAACAATACACCTATGGCTACCTCACCGGCGTTAACTCGTGAAGACCACAATTCCGTTCAAGATCACGCAACCTATCGTGCAATTGTTGGAAGCTTACAATACCTATCACTGACTAGGCCCGACGTTGCCTTTGCTATCAACCGCCTTGCTCAATTCCTTCACCATCCCACGACCACCCATTGGACTGCCTTGAAACGCCTACTACGTTATTTGCAAGGCACTCAAACCATTGGTATACAATTGTATCGAAACTCACCCTCTTGTCTTCATGCCTTTTGTGATGCAGATCATGCCGGTGACAAAGATAATTACATCTCAACGACAGGCTACATTGTGTATCTAGGTCGCAACCCTATCTCATGGTCATCCAAAAAGCAACATGGACTTGCTCTTTCAACCACCGAGGCTGAATTTCGTGCCATCGCGACGGTCACGACTGAGACCTTATGGCTTCGAAACCTTCTTCAAGAACTTCATATCGCTGTCACCAAACCTCCAGCTATCTTCTGCGACAACATTTCAGCCACACTATATGCTAAAAACCCCGTCTTTCACTCTAGAATGAAACATATGGCGCTATCCTTTCACTTCGTAAAAGAACAACTTCATCAAGGACACATCCGCATACAACACATCGCAAGCAAAGACCAACTCGCTGACATTCTCACGAAGCCTCTCCACAAGGATCATCATTTGAACTTACGTGCCAAGATTGGCCTTTCTCATCggacgtccatcttgcgggggcgtattAACCAACGTATTCCTCATGCAATTCTCAATTAATAAAACCGTTCTCATAATTCTCTAAACTCTATCAGTATGTTGTTagtcttgtgtgagacggttttacacaaACATAGTGTAAAACGGATCGAAAGTCGAAACATAACCATATTTGTGCTAACCATGAAAGTCTTCatcttttttttgtttctgtGAATCTGTGATTGTTTGTGTAATTGAGGAAGTGGGTTTTGCTGTACTTCACCTTTGTGTGTAAACTAGTTGTTTGGAGAATATATTTATGAAGTGAAATAAAAAAAgataaaat
Protein-coding sequences here:
- the LOC141619575 gene encoding zeatin O-glucosyltransferase-like translates to MEDQNNSQVAVVMVPYPAQSHLNQLLHLSHLIVSYGIPVHYAGSAVHNNQVKVRVQGLDSDRLTKINFHDFQIPPYISPPPNPDQLPLEPLFHIPTHLRKPVSELLEQLSAKYRRVIVVHDCLMASVVQDVKLIPKTESFQFYPLSGFNRFIDFWENIPESDKPFQIDQSITIPRCIPSTEGTVTPEILRFVINQSKFWGTESGRIYNTSRVIEGAYVELSEKLSGNNAETKHFVLGPFNPVEMSGNQKRHRCLKWLDEQNKGSVIFISFGSSTSLTEEQIEELATGLERSGQKFIWVLRNADKADGFSSGKDKNPVLPEGYEERVKDRGMVVREWAPQLDILAHQSIGGFMSHCGWNSSIESISMGVPIAAWPMHSEQPRNAVLITEVLGIGVLVREWEDRGKLVSSVTIESTVKRLMATKEGAEMRKRASELGDSVRKSVSKGGASSLEMDAFIAHITR
- the LOC141619574 gene encoding zeatin O-glucosyltransferase-like, whose protein sequence is MEDQNNSQVAVVMVPFPGQGHQNQLLHLSHLVISYGIPVHFAGSAMHNHQAKVRVQGWDSESLNNIKFHDFQIPPYISPPPNPDLSFHFPVHLEPLFAIPTHLRKPVFELLEQLSAKYRRVIVIHDGLMASVVQDVKLIPNTESFQFYPLSAFNRFIGSWENIPESDKPFQIDQSISIPRCIPSKEGTVTPEISRFIVNQKKFWGTESGRIYNTSRVIEGAYVELSEKLSGNNAETKHFVLGPFNPVEMTGNQNRHRCLKWLDEQNKGSVIFISFGSSTSLTEEQIGELATGLERSGQKFIWVLRNADKADGFSRGKDKNPVLPEGYEERVKDRGMVVREWAPQLDILAHQSIGGFMSHCGWNSSIESISMGVAIAAWPMHSEQPRNAVLITEVLGIGVMVREWEDRGKLVSSVTIESTVKRLMATKEGAEIRKRASELGDSVRKSVSKGGASSLEMDAFIAHITR